The following proteins come from a genomic window of Panicum hallii strain FIL2 chromosome 8, PHallii_v3.1, whole genome shotgun sequence:
- the LOC112872460 gene encoding uncharacterized protein LOC112872460 isoform X1 — protein sequence MTTSSGSSFPAVDLMQQGAPTPRRISDCAQQARTPPDLSRQNLAMGWLMFEDASDIYGDDLPVPSIAKKTQVFVKHLHGTLSLQVDLTKDVEVLKEVVEKRLQRNVSDEYFAYYLKELEPRNSLLSYGIKRDSTISLTPRLRGGRRRLKTLLRFFLKHKEELVKLVELTDGSDSVELTYMGCKFLSSWLCCFLRAFASGRSWGGSFDLVSFLVPRQSVHIFKTPSKELNPRNLHMDCTTFTRFVRVMFVLNNQHPPYLLHLLSMLDNLTMEDLSADMLFSLTTHISLMPSLNRVCLVYLIKRRYDGWHPSERKRFRNYVNACQLHEIWLLNLRFVPMFGDVLVETLRRSAVSHNDWHQLFVIIRNYNTHGPEYCWRGNVQWYNYSNNGMELIVPKYTADFLAQMLDVLIERKFDIKDELMACSVSCCARKIWKRRFRENSDRRSSSPIDSERSVKRRFRENSDRRSSSPIDSERSVKTNKRRRAESYDRRGSKKHKKL from the exons ATGACGACGTCGTCCGGCTCCAGCTTTCCCGCAGTCGACCTCATGCAGCAAG GGGCGCCAACTCCGCGTCGGATTTCCGATTGCGCCCAGCAGGCTCGGACTCCCCCGGATTTATCTCGCCAG AATTTGGCAATGGGCTGGTTAATGTTCGAAGATGCTTCTGATATTTATGGAGATGACTTACCTGTTCCATCTATTGCAAAGAAAACACAG GTATTTGTCAAACATTTACATGGAACACTATCATTGCAAGTTGATTTAACAAAAGATGTGGAGGTTCTTAAGGAAGTCGTCGAGAAAAGATTGCAAAGAAATGTTTCTGATGAGTATTTTGCTTACTATCTAAAAGAGTTGGAACCAAGGAACTCCCTATTATCTTATGGAATAAAAAGAGACTCCACCATAAGTCTAACGCCTAGGCTCCGTGGTGGTCGCAGAAG GCTCAAGACACTTCTTCGCTTTTTCCTAAAGCATAAGGAGGAACTAGTAAAACTTGTTGAGCTGACTGATGGATCTGACTCAGTGGAGTTAACTTATATGGGCTGCAAATTCTTATCTAGCTGGTTGTGTTGTTTCCTCAGAGCTTTTGCATCAGGAAGATCTTGGGGTGGCTCATTTGACTTAGTGAGTTTCTTGGTTCCTAGACAGAGTGTTCACATTTTCAAAACGCCAAGTAAAGAACTCAATCCAAGAAATTTGCATATGGACTGCACAACTTTCACCAGATTTGTGAGAGTCATGTTTGTATTGAACAATCAGCATCCTCCTTACCTACTGCATCTCCTAAGTATGCTAGACAACTTAACCATGGAGGATCTATCAGCAGATATGTTATTTTCTCTGACAACACATATATCACTTATGCCATCCCTGAATCGAGTTTGCTTGGTATACTTGATCAAAAGAAGGTATGATGGCTGGCACCCGTCTGAACGAAAGCGCTTTAGAAATTATGTCAACGCGTGCCAATTGCATGAAATCTGGCTGCTGAATCTGAGATTCGTCCCTATGTTTGGGGATGTTCTTGTTGAAACCCTGCGGAGGAGTGCTGTATCCCACAATGATTGGCATCAACTGTTCGTAATTATCAGAAATTATAATACACATGGGCCAGAATACTGTTGGAGAGGGAATGTTCAATGGTACAACTACAGTAACAATGGCATGGAGTTGATTGTGCCAAAATATACAGCTGATTTTCTAGCTCAAATGCTTGATGTCCTAATTGAAAGGAAGTTTGACATTAAAGATGA GTTGATGGCCTGCTCAGTTTCTTGTTGTGCCCGTAAAATTTGGAAGAGAAGATTTAGGGAGAACTCAGATAGACGGAGCAGTTCTCCAATTGATTCTGAGAGGTCTGTTAAGAGAAGATTTAGGGAGAACTCAGATAGACGGAGCAGTTCTCCAATTGATTCTGAGAGGTCTGTTAAGACAAACAAGAGAAGACGTGCTGAAAGTTATGATAGAAGAGGATCGAAGAAACATAAGAAATTATAA
- the LOC112872460 gene encoding uncharacterized protein LOC112872460 isoform X2, translating into MGWLMFEDASDIYGDDLPVPSIAKKTQVFVKHLHGTLSLQVDLTKDVEVLKEVVEKRLQRNVSDEYFAYYLKELEPRNSLLSYGIKRDSTISLTPRLRGGRRRLKTLLRFFLKHKEELVKLVELTDGSDSVELTYMGCKFLSSWLCCFLRAFASGRSWGGSFDLVSFLVPRQSVHIFKTPSKELNPRNLHMDCTTFTRFVRVMFVLNNQHPPYLLHLLSMLDNLTMEDLSADMLFSLTTHISLMPSLNRVCLVYLIKRRYDGWHPSERKRFRNYVNACQLHEIWLLNLRFVPMFGDVLVETLRRSAVSHNDWHQLFVIIRNYNTHGPEYCWRGNVQWYNYSNNGMELIVPKYTADFLAQMLDVLIERKFDIKDELMACSVSCCARKIWKRRFRENSDRRSSSPIDSERSVKRRFRENSDRRSSSPIDSERSVKTNKRRRAESYDRRGSKKHKKL; encoded by the exons ATGGGCTGGTTAATGTTCGAAGATGCTTCTGATATTTATGGAGATGACTTACCTGTTCCATCTATTGCAAAGAAAACACAG GTATTTGTCAAACATTTACATGGAACACTATCATTGCAAGTTGATTTAACAAAAGATGTGGAGGTTCTTAAGGAAGTCGTCGAGAAAAGATTGCAAAGAAATGTTTCTGATGAGTATTTTGCTTACTATCTAAAAGAGTTGGAACCAAGGAACTCCCTATTATCTTATGGAATAAAAAGAGACTCCACCATAAGTCTAACGCCTAGGCTCCGTGGTGGTCGCAGAAG GCTCAAGACACTTCTTCGCTTTTTCCTAAAGCATAAGGAGGAACTAGTAAAACTTGTTGAGCTGACTGATGGATCTGACTCAGTGGAGTTAACTTATATGGGCTGCAAATTCTTATCTAGCTGGTTGTGTTGTTTCCTCAGAGCTTTTGCATCAGGAAGATCTTGGGGTGGCTCATTTGACTTAGTGAGTTTCTTGGTTCCTAGACAGAGTGTTCACATTTTCAAAACGCCAAGTAAAGAACTCAATCCAAGAAATTTGCATATGGACTGCACAACTTTCACCAGATTTGTGAGAGTCATGTTTGTATTGAACAATCAGCATCCTCCTTACCTACTGCATCTCCTAAGTATGCTAGACAACTTAACCATGGAGGATCTATCAGCAGATATGTTATTTTCTCTGACAACACATATATCACTTATGCCATCCCTGAATCGAGTTTGCTTGGTATACTTGATCAAAAGAAGGTATGATGGCTGGCACCCGTCTGAACGAAAGCGCTTTAGAAATTATGTCAACGCGTGCCAATTGCATGAAATCTGGCTGCTGAATCTGAGATTCGTCCCTATGTTTGGGGATGTTCTTGTTGAAACCCTGCGGAGGAGTGCTGTATCCCACAATGATTGGCATCAACTGTTCGTAATTATCAGAAATTATAATACACATGGGCCAGAATACTGTTGGAGAGGGAATGTTCAATGGTACAACTACAGTAACAATGGCATGGAGTTGATTGTGCCAAAATATACAGCTGATTTTCTAGCTCAAATGCTTGATGTCCTAATTGAAAGGAAGTTTGACATTAAAGATGA GTTGATGGCCTGCTCAGTTTCTTGTTGTGCCCGTAAAATTTGGAAGAGAAGATTTAGGGAGAACTCAGATAGACGGAGCAGTTCTCCAATTGATTCTGAGAGGTCTGTTAAGAGAAGATTTAGGGAGAACTCAGATAGACGGAGCAGTTCTCCAATTGATTCTGAGAGGTCTGTTAAGACAAACAAGAGAAGACGTGCTGAAAGTTATGATAGAAGAGGATCGAAGAAACATAAGAAATTATAA